In a single window of the Sphingosinicella microcystinivorans genome:
- a CDS encoding DUF748 domain-containing protein, whose protein sequence is MTGLVRSKPLLAAAAFIVLFAAYWAAGTWLAPDLVRSKATTWVRDELKKPLRLGEIRVDPLRFRLDISDIAIPGADAPMVAAKHLHLDFSILSLFADAYRFDEVRIDGPAVHALIRPDGTLNLLELVPPPSAEPPPAVLIGDLSVTGGRIAFADHSRAAKPEKLLAPISFSLRDFHTARAEGGGFRFEAESERGEVFAWQGNVSMAPIASDGSFTIRHLQAASIQDFLGETLPVALTDGLIDLHGSYDFSYGDGVTRLSTMLPKLGLTGLAFDGKDLFRGRARLGEVDVDGASVALSVPEVSEVVADVVVPRFALRDATANGPAGAAIAPLRLTGVEGDNIRVSYGRRRVEIGDLRVRGLKGEATRARSGEIDLARMLPVPKPAEAKKDDAAPWHIALGAFSLSEASLRFEDRAVSPAAVFDITANATARGDLAAPDTPITVSADARINRTTTLNAEGTVMPPGSTDLRIALTGFPLKAALPYLPPYPALDLKSGDLGLSGRLSVTDADTAPKAHFSGDATVDGLRLVERAGRSDLLSWRRLALSGIDWRGPASPRIEIAHARLSRPSGRVAILQDGTFNFAAVTGASAAPAPVPAKSARRMTRAERRAETKRIEAARAAKAATAQAALAAPQTPLAVPVSVRRLDIDGGTMSFADHSIQPNFEARIEALRGRVSAISNMPGAVAEIDLDGHVINRFSPVKIEGRANLVAYDRKTDVKMAFRNIELPVFNPYSGRYAGYAIARGKLTTELGYRIDNRALEADHHVVIDQLEWGEATDSKEKVPLPIRLATSLLKDRNGVIDLEVPITGSLDDPQFRLGPIIWKIIGNIIEKIVTAPFRFIGSLFAGAEEAQFVDFAPGSAALPESAGRNLAALAKGLADRPALKLDIPASPGIEADAFAIADRRMAEAAMAREVKKGEPADLAALTPDKRHDRLKDLYKAKRGGSPDFPETSDAVSAADRTAAEKDGISERDVRRNREAALMADALRPEFLPTDAELAALGTARAEAVRDALLADGAIDPARVFLSTRQAVKAKDTAVRMELSLE, encoded by the coding sequence CGCGATTCCGGGTGCGGATGCGCCGATGGTCGCAGCGAAGCACCTCCATCTCGATTTCTCCATCCTGTCGCTGTTCGCCGATGCTTACCGCTTCGACGAGGTGCGGATCGACGGCCCCGCCGTCCATGCGCTGATCCGCCCGGACGGCACGCTCAACCTCCTTGAGCTCGTGCCGCCGCCGAGCGCGGAACCGCCGCCCGCCGTGCTGATCGGCGATCTTTCGGTGACGGGCGGGCGTATCGCCTTCGCCGACCACAGCCGCGCGGCGAAACCCGAAAAGCTGCTCGCGCCGATCAGCTTCTCTCTGCGGGACTTCCACACAGCGCGGGCCGAAGGCGGCGGCTTCCGGTTCGAGGCGGAGAGCGAACGCGGCGAGGTCTTCGCTTGGCAAGGCAACGTCTCGATGGCCCCGATCGCGTCGGACGGCAGCTTCACCATCCGCCATCTGCAGGCCGCATCGATTCAGGACTTCCTTGGCGAGACGCTGCCCGTCGCGCTGACGGACGGGCTCATCGACCTGCACGGTTCCTACGATTTCAGTTACGGGGACGGCGTCACGCGACTCTCGACGATGCTGCCGAAGCTCGGGCTCACCGGCCTCGCGTTCGACGGAAAGGACCTGTTCCGCGGACGCGCCCGGCTCGGCGAGGTCGATGTCGACGGCGCCAGCGTTGCGCTCTCCGTTCCGGAAGTATCCGAAGTAGTCGCGGACGTCGTCGTACCGCGTTTCGCCCTTCGGGATGCGACGGCGAACGGACCGGCCGGCGCGGCCATCGCGCCGCTGCGCCTGACGGGCGTCGAAGGTGACAACATCCGCGTGAGCTACGGCCGGCGCCGCGTCGAGATCGGCGATCTCCGCGTCCGGGGCCTGAAAGGCGAAGCGACACGAGCGCGCAGCGGCGAGATCGACCTCGCAAGGATGCTTCCCGTCCCGAAGCCCGCGGAAGCGAAAAAGGACGATGCAGCCCCGTGGCACATCGCCCTCGGCGCATTCTCCCTGTCGGAGGCGTCGCTGCGTTTCGAGGACCGCGCCGTCTCCCCGGCGGCTGTGTTCGACATCACGGCGAACGCCACGGCGCGCGGCGACCTCGCCGCCCCGGACACGCCGATTACCGTCTCGGCGGACGCGCGCATCAACAGGACGACGACGCTGAACGCCGAAGGCACGGTGATGCCGCCGGGCAGCACCGACCTCCGCATCGCGCTCACGGGCTTCCCGCTCAAGGCGGCGCTGCCCTATCTGCCGCCCTACCCTGCGCTCGACCTGAAAAGCGGCGATCTCGGCCTCAGCGGGCGGCTGTCCGTCACCGATGCGGACACCGCGCCCAAGGCGCACTTCTCGGGTGACGCGACGGTTGACGGCCTGCGGCTGGTCGAACGCGCGGGCCGCAGCGACCTGCTGTCGTGGCGACGACTGGCGCTTTCCGGCATCGACTGGCGCGGACCGGCATCGCCGCGCATCGAGATCGCCCACGCCCGTCTCAGCCGCCCATCCGGCCGCGTCGCGATCCTTCAGGACGGGACGTTCAACTTCGCCGCCGTCACCGGCGCCTCGGCGGCACCGGCGCCGGTTCCCGCAAAATCGGCCCGGCGCATGACGCGCGCCGAACGCCGGGCGGAAACGAAGCGCATCGAAGCCGCGCGCGCGGCGAAGGCCGCCACGGCTCAGGCCGCGCTCGCAGCCCCGCAGACGCCGCTCGCCGTGCCGGTGTCCGTCAGGCGGCTCGACATCGACGGCGGCACGATGAGCTTCGCCGACCATTCGATCCAGCCGAATTTCGAGGCGCGCATCGAGGCCTTGCGCGGGCGCGTGTCGGCGATTTCGAACATGCCGGGCGCGGTCGCCGAGATCGACCTCGACGGGCATGTCATCAACCGCTTCTCACCCGTGAAGATCGAAGGCCGCGCCAATCTCGTCGCCTACGACCGCAAGACCGATGTGAAGATGGCGTTCCGCAACATCGAGCTGCCGGTCTTCAACCCCTATTCGGGGCGCTACGCGGGCTATGCCATCGCGCGCGGCAAGCTGACCACGGAACTCGGCTACCGCATCGACAACCGCGCGCTCGAAGCCGACCACCATGTCGTCATCGACCAGCTCGAATGGGGCGAGGCCACCGACAGCAAGGAGAAGGTGCCGTTGCCGATCCGGCTCGCCACCTCCCTGCTCAAGGACAGGAACGGCGTGATCGACCTCGAGGTGCCGATCACCGGATCGCTCGACGACCCGCAGTTCCGGCTCGGGCCGATCATCTGGAAGATCATCGGCAACATCATCGAGAAGATCGTCACCGCGCCGTTCCGCTTCATCGGATCGCTGTTCGCGGGCGCCGAGGAGGCGCAGTTCGTCGATTTCGCGCCCGGCTCCGCCGCGCTTCCCGAAAGCGCGGGCAGGAATCTCGCCGCACTCGCCAAGGGCCTCGCCGACCGCCCCGCCCTCAAGCTCGACATTCCGGCAAGCCCCGGCATCGAGGCCGATGCCTTCGCCATCGCCGACCGGCGCATGGCCGAAGCCGCGATGGCGAGGGAGGTGAAGAAGGGCGAACCCGCCGACCTTGCCGCGCTCACGCCCGACAAGCGCCACGACCGGCTCAAGGATCTCTACAAGGCGAAGCGCGGCGGCAGCCCGGACTTTCCGGAAACGTCCGACGCCGTCAGCGCCGCCGACAGGACGGCAGCCGAGAAAGACGGCATCAGCGAACGCGACGTGCGCCGGAACCGCGAAGCCGCGCTGATGGCGGACGCCCTTCGCCCCGAATTCCTGCCGACCGACGCCGAACTCGCCGCGCTCGGCACGGCCCGCGCCGAGGCCGTGCGCGACGCCCTGCTCGCCGACGGTGCAATTGATCCGGCACGTGTGTTCCTTTCGACACGGCAGGCCGTAAAGGCGAAGGATACCGCCGTCCGCATGGAACTCTCGCTCGAATAG